DNA from Thermoanaerobaculia bacterium:
TCCCGAGACGGTGACGGCGAAAGGTTCCGGCTCGGCCGCGACCCCCATTTCCTTCAGCACATCGAGCGCTCGCGCGTCGGCCTGCGACGAGGGCCAGGGCAGGTGTTCGATCCGGAGCGATCCACCCGCGACGGCGACCGCCGCCGCGAGGGCGGCGCCCGACGACCAGTCTCCCGGGACGGTCAAGATCTCGGATCGAACCGCCGACCCCGGCGGAACCCGGAAACGGCCGCCTCCGCCGCTCGCGTCGATGCCCGCCGCCGCGAGCGCCTCGCGGGTCGTGTCGAGGTACGCCCGGGAGACCGCCGCTCCCGAGAGCCCGAGGTCGATCCCGCGGCGGAACCGGGGAGCGGCCAGCAGGAGCGCCGACGCGAACTGGCTCGATTCCGACGTCGCGACGTCGACCGGGCCGCCTTCGAGCTCCCTTCCCCGGATCGCGAGCGGAGGAAACCCGTCGCGTCCCGCGTACGAAATGTCGCCGCCGATGGCGCGCAAGGCCTCGACCAGCGCGCCGATCGGCCGCTCGCACAGGCGGGGACTCCCGGTGAGGACCGCGCGAAGGCCGGGGGTCGCCGCCGCGAATGCCGCGAGGAATCGGCACGCCGTCCCGGAGTCCCGCACGTCCAGGACCGCCTCGGTCTTCGGCGGATCCCCGGGCTCGACGACGAGATCGGCGCCTTCGCGCCGGATTCGGATCCCCGCCGCGCGCAACGCCGCGACCAGGGAGTCGGCGTCGTCGCAGTCGAGAGGGCGCCGGATCGCGACGGGATGAGGCGCGAGCGCGGCCAGAACGAGGGCCCGGTTCGTGAAGCTCTTCGACGGCGGCACCGCGACGGCTCCGCGGAACGGCCCGCGCGCCGGAACCGCGGCGACGATCACGGCGCGAGCGCGAAGCGGCCGGTGCGCCCCTCGCCGTCGATCTCGATCCAGCTCTTCTCCTCGAGGAACGGCGGGACGATCTCGGCGCAGGCATCGCCCCACGAGCCGCGCCACGCCTCGTGGAAGTGGCCGAGGAGAACGACGTCGAACCCTTCGCGGCGCCGGCGGCGCGCGTACCGCTCGATCATCTCGACGGGGAGCCGCGACTTGTGCCGGAAGTTCGTGTCGGCGAGCCGGCGCTCCATCGAGGCGACGAATCGATTCGCGGCGGAACGCGGCAGCAGCTTCATCACGGCCCACGAGAGCCGGTTCTTCGACGCGAACCGCCAGAACCGGTAGGGCCAGTCCCGCGAGTTGATCGTGTCGCCGTGGGTGAGGAAGAAGGAGCGCGGGCCGGCGCGGAAGGTCGCGCGCTCGGCGACCTCGTCGAACTCCGGCTCGAGAAACGAGCCGCGGAGGAAGAAATCCCGGTTCCCTTCGACGTAGACGACCCGGGTGCCGGCGGCGCGGAGCTCCCGGATCGTCTCGAGGAACTGCGCGAGTCCGGGGGTCGCGAATTTCGGATCGGCGACCAGATAGTGGAACACGTCGCCGAGGAGATACAGGGCCGTCGCGCCCCGGCGGCGCATCTGGCTCACGGCGCGCCGGAACGGCTCCACGTCCGCGGAACGGGGTCCCAGATGAGAGTCGGCGAGGACGGCGATCAACGTTTTTGAGGATAGCATCGGGGAGGAATTTTCGGCCGCGCCGGAGCGTTCTCCCGCGCGACCCCAGAGACAGTGGTCCCAACCGTCAAGGAGCTCGCGTGATCCTTCGCACCGTCGCCCGGACTCTCCTCCTTCTCGCATCGATTTCCCTCGGGGCGGCCGCCGCCCGCGGCGCGGCCGCGCGCGCGACGCTCCCTGTCGAGCCGATGAAGACCGCTCTCGCCGCCGACGGGCGCGAAGCGTACGTCGTCGTCTTCCGGGAACCGCCCGCCGTGGCGGCGCGCGTCCGCGAGGGCCTTCGCGCAGCGGCGCCGTCGGCCGATCTCGACGCGAAGGTCGAGGCGATCCGAAACCGCCAGGAGGAGTTCGCCGCGGACATGAGCGGGCGGATCGGAGGCTTCACCGCCGGCGCGCGCTACGCCCGGGTCCTGAACGGCATGGCCGTCCTCGTGCCGTCCGGTGCCCTTCCGCAGCTCCGGAGCGATCCGCGGGTGCGGGCGGTCTACCCCGTCCGCAAGTACGCGCTCCATCTCGACGCGTCGAATCCCCTCATGGGAGCGCCCGCGTTCTGGACCGCCCTCGGCGGTGACGGCGAGGCGGGCCGCGGCGTCAAGATCGCCGATCTCGACACGGGCGTCGATTTCTCGAACCCGATGTTCTCCGACCCGTCGCTTCCGATGCCCGCCGGTTTCCCGAAGGAGAACGACGGGAACGGCTTCGCGAACTCGAA
Protein-coding regions in this window:
- the aroA gene encoding 3-phosphoshikimate 1-carboxyvinyltransferase; the protein is MIVAAVPARGPFRGAVAVPPSKSFTNRALVLAALAPHPVAIRRPLDCDDADSLVAALRAAGIRIRREGADLVVEPGDPPKTEAVLDVRDSGTACRFLAAFAAATPGLRAVLTGSPRLCERPIGALVEALRAIGGDISYAGRDGFPPLAIRGRELEGGPVDVATSESSQFASALLLAAPRFRRGIDLGLSGAAVSRAYLDTTREALAAAGIDASGGGGRFRVPPGSAVRSEILTVPGDWSSGAALAAAVAVAGGSLRIEHLPWPSSQADARALDVLKEMGVAAEPEPFAVTVSGRAKRPVRVDAADFPDAVPVLAAAAARVDGESAFCGIAHLRLKESDRIAALEDLFRAAGIRAGSSEDALSVAGGGGGRSAALLPTRADHRIVMAATLLAFAAGGFVESPRAVDKSYPGFFRDVFGI
- a CDS encoding UDP-2,3-diacylglucosamine diphosphatase; its protein translation is MLSSKTLIAVLADSHLGPRSADVEPFRRAVSQMRRRGATALYLLGDVFHYLVADPKFATPGLAQFLETIRELRAAGTRVVYVEGNRDFFLRGSFLEPEFDEVAERATFRAGPRSFFLTHGDTINSRDWPYRFWRFASKNRLSWAVMKLLPRSAANRFVASMERRLADTNFRHKSRLPVEMIERYARRRRREGFDVVLLGHFHEAWRGSWGDACAEIVPPFLEEKSWIEIDGEGRTGRFALAP